One genomic window of Candidatus Omnitrophota bacterium includes the following:
- a CDS encoding transporter translates to MKKILTAIIIPVLLLSFIQPAFAKGGHYRPGFANVRDFVIPPQFKGFAVLVYNPFYWSGEYMVNNGKKLQPLNADRSVTINNTITADVTATADINVKMFSYDVNPMLFYCSDFNILGAKYAVGIAPSYNYVYTKIDADLNGTLSINGTPVKSASGHVKVEDSDSGFGDLMVRPLMLDWGSDRYDIVLAYSFYAPTGHYAENKLANVGLGYWSHDISFGGLYYFNKKATAVLCNATYEFNTRMSGQDTYPGQNLILEYGIDQFLNKWLEVAVSGSSYFQMTNDFGTSAHSKSNHEMVHSVGGEVDIWLIPNRVSIVGRYFYQYYGENAMKGQGANATVNILF, encoded by the coding sequence ATGAAAAAAATACTTACAGCGATAATCATTCCGGTGCTTTTGCTGAGTTTTATTCAACCTGCATTTGCTAAAGGGGGCCATTATAGGCCCGGCTTTGCGAATGTTCGCGACTTCGTGATACCTCCTCAGTTCAAGGGTTTCGCGGTGCTCGTATATAATCCATTCTACTGGAGCGGCGAATATATGGTCAATAATGGCAAGAAGCTCCAGCCGCTTAATGCAGATCGTTCGGTCACTATCAATAATACTATCACGGCAGATGTTACCGCGACAGCCGATATCAACGTTAAGATGTTCAGTTACGATGTAAACCCTATGCTCTTCTATTGCTCAGACTTTAACATCTTAGGCGCCAAATATGCCGTTGGGATAGCCCCTTCATATAATTATGTTTACACGAAGATAGACGCCGATCTAAACGGAACTCTTTCGATTAACGGAACGCCTGTAAAATCGGCAAGCGGCCACGTAAAAGTGGAAGATTCCGATTCAGGATTCGGCGATTTGATGGTCCGCCCGCTAATGCTCGATTGGGGGAGCGACCGTTATGATATCGTCTTAGCGTATTCTTTTTATGCTCCTACCGGACATTACGCGGAAAACAAACTGGCGAATGTAGGCCTGGGATATTGGAGCCATGATATATCTTTTGGAGGCCTGTACTATTTTAATAAAAAGGCGACAGCGGTTTTGTGCAATGCGACGTATGAATTCAACACCAGGATGTCGGGACAGGATACATATCCCGGACAGAACTTGATCCTCGAATATGGCATAGACCAGTTCCTCAATAAGTGGCTCGAAGTTGCGGTAAGCGGTTCAAGCTATTTTCAGATGACTAATGATTTTGGCACCAGCGCACATAGCAAATCCAATCATGAAATGGTTCATTCCGTTGGCGGCGAAGTAGATATCTGGCTTATCCCGAATAGAGTCAGTATCGTAGGGCGGTACTTCTACCAATATTACGGGGAGAATGCCATGAAGGGCCAGGGCGCCAACGCTACGGTGAATATATTGTTTTAG
- a CDS encoding tyrosine-protein phosphatase translates to MTKRARIGFLRLIFCVAFLLGVLIVDAMACSEVFIDKGGKVKISARNFDFPAGNGFIRYSPAGIDRQAQYAPQDSHPLKWTSKYASVTFNASLNKTKSSTNGVYEAGVDGINQAGLKIGTYFLRSSVFPKDGIKTTLDIASLSQYLLDNFKSVDEALADLAGERYRITFTPTESVEIKLHLFLHDSTGQSAIVEFIDGKIKVTRNPEIPVLTNDTYAKSLEHLKLYNGFGGELAIPGDIESLNRFVRGVYYWKNLPVPADMTQAINYGFAATQLLTVPSGFTHGGTQWTIVTDIDNKQIYFRTANNPTIASIDLNKLSASAIVSSDIDLLRIDFVGDVSNMFDKINGLNLVPGQSLGIASVPNLRDIGGYKTRNGAIVRRGLVYRASQLNPISPDDLKKIARLGLVADYDLRTAQERSASPDESLPGVQNVWLNVLADEKQSVAARIEELLHNPKEANVVLGGGKAQAMSAQVYRELISLPSAKQAYRQLFVSLGKPDQLPALFHCTAGKDRTGWAAAALLTLLGVPKDKVMEDYLRSNEYILPAYQTMINAFVAAGGKRAIPMDVLSVKAEYLDAAFDEIQKKYGTIENYFSEALGIDAAGQKALRDLYLERK, encoded by the coding sequence ATGACTAAAAGGGCACGAATTGGTTTTCTTAGATTAATATTTTGCGTTGCTTTTTTACTCGGTGTTTTAATCGTTGACGCGATGGCCTGTTCGGAAGTTTTTATAGACAAGGGCGGTAAAGTCAAGATCTCGGCCCGCAACTTTGACTTCCCTGCCGGCAATGGTTTTATACGATACAGTCCCGCGGGTATAGATAGACAGGCCCAGTACGCACCCCAAGATTCTCATCCTCTGAAATGGACGAGCAAATACGCATCTGTGACATTCAACGCTTCTCTTAATAAAACGAAATCATCAACCAATGGTGTATATGAAGCGGGTGTAGACGGCATTAATCAGGCTGGTCTAAAAATAGGCACTTATTTCCTGAGATCCTCAGTTTTTCCTAAAGATGGAATCAAGACAACCTTGGATATTGCTTCGCTGTCGCAGTATCTGCTGGATAATTTTAAGAGCGTCGACGAAGCCCTTGCTGATTTGGCCGGCGAGCGATACCGCATAACATTCACACCGACCGAATCGGTCGAGATCAAACTGCATCTGTTCCTCCACGACTCCACTGGACAATCGGCGATAGTCGAATTCATCGACGGCAAAATAAAGGTCACCAGGAACCCGGAGATTCCCGTGCTGACCAATGATACTTACGCCAAGTCGCTCGAACATCTCAAACTCTATAATGGTTTCGGTGGCGAGTTAGCCATCCCAGGTGACATTGAGTCGCTCAATCGTTTTGTTCGCGGTGTGTATTACTGGAAGAATCTACCCGTGCCCGCGGATATGACACAGGCGATTAATTATGGTTTCGCCGCCACTCAGCTTCTTACGGTACCTTCTGGGTTTACTCACGGTGGCACGCAGTGGACGATCGTGACCGACATCGACAACAAGCAGATTTATTTCCGCACGGCGAATAATCCGACGATTGCCAGTATCGACCTGAACAAGCTGTCCGCCTCTGCTATTGTCTCCAGCGATATCGATCTGTTGCGGATAGACTTTGTGGGTGACGTTAGCAACATGTTCGATAAGATCAATGGACTGAATCTCGTGCCCGGTCAAAGTCTCGGCATCGCTTCAGTACCCAACCTGCGGGACATCGGCGGTTACAAAACCCGCAATGGCGCCATCGTGCGCAGAGGGCTTGTGTATCGCGCTAGTCAACTCAACCCGATTAGTCCGGATGACCTAAAGAAGATTGCCCGGCTGGGCCTCGTGGCCGACTATGACCTACGCACTGCCCAAGAGCGCAGCGCCAGCCCCGATGAGTCACTGCCCGGCGTTCAGAACGTTTGGCTGAACGTGCTAGCCGATGAGAAGCAGTCAGTGGCGGCACGAATCGAAGAGCTCTTACACAACCCGAAGGAGGCGAACGTCGTCCTCGGCGGTGGCAAGGCCCAGGCCATGTCTGCCCAGGTTTATCGCGAACTCATTTCCCTGCCGAGCGCAAAGCAGGCGTACCGTCAACTGTTCGTTTCGCTCGGCAAACCGGACCAACTGCCCGCGCTCTTTCATTGCACGGCCGGCAAGGATAGAACCGGATGGGCCGCTGCCGCACTACTAACATTGCTCGGCGTGCCGAAGGACAAGGTCATGGAGGATTACCTGCGCAGCAACGAGTACATTCTCCCCGCCTATCAGACAATGATCAATGCTTTTGTCGCGGCCGGTGGAAAGCGGGCGATTCCCATGGACGTCCTCAGTGTAAAGGCGGAATATCTCGATGCCGCGTTTGACGAAATTCAGAAAAAATACGGCACGATCGAGAACTACTTTTCCGAAGCGTTGGGTATAGATGCCGCCGGACAGAAAGCCCTACGAGATCTCTACCTTGAAAGGAAATAG
- a CDS encoding BBP7 family outer membrane beta-barrel protein — protein sequence MALIVALNHASELTGVSVAKTVYESGASANNAAFVGEGGLQCKYQVTRAITLKLGYEVLWLSGVATAPGQICQTYIFNNPTRVYTHAVNSNSSVLFHGATAGLDISF from the coding sequence ATGGCCCTAATAGTTGCTTTGAACCATGCATCAGAGTTAACCGGGGTCAGTGTCGCAAAGACCGTATACGAATCGGGCGCCTCCGCTAATAATGCCGCCTTTGTTGGCGAAGGCGGTTTGCAGTGCAAATATCAAGTTACCCGTGCTATTACGCTGAAGCTCGGCTATGAGGTGCTCTGGCTCTCGGGCGTCGCTACGGCACCCGGGCAGATATGCCAGACCTATATATTTAATAATCCGACCAGGGTGTATACACACGCCGTGAATTCCAATTCCAGCGTGCTTTTTCACGGAGCCACCGCGGGTTTGGACATTTCATTTTAG